The region CACTGGTGGAATCtggaatttttgaaatatttttcctttttcacttgaATGATTCCCATGTATTTAGgaacttaaattttttatttttcaaaattcggATGGGTTGTTCATGGTCTCTGTCAAAGAGGAATTCCATTTAGCAGAGAATCTTTTTATGGCTTTCCAGAGAAAATGAATGGTGAAGTTATCTTTTTAACAATCTCAGAGTTAAAAATTACTATACACTCACACTTCTGATAGGACTTTCAGCTTCTTTAACTTTGTTCCTTTCACCCATTATATCagtggttctttttctttttgagattcATAATAACGAAACACAGGGAGAAAGTATCTAAGTAGCTTTCTGGCAGTCATAATCTTTGCCCTTAACTTTTTGCTCTTTATTACATAGCACTGTCATATCATTCCTCATTGTTTTGACTTTAGGATTAAGAAAAATTTACCTTTTCTCTGTTACTGTTGCCTGGCTGGTTTGGTCTCTACTTGTAAGTCCTTCCAAACACTGCAGTTTCTGTAGTTGTATCTGGAAATTTACTTTGTAATACAATAAACATTTCCGGCTCGACCAAATAATCTGTTAACTGCCAAAAATAACACATTCATTTCACCCCTCTCAGCTTTACTTCTTCCCAAATTCCTAAATTTTCTTCACTTATTCTGAGATGTATTAGTGGACTCTCTCTACCTCTAACTTAACTGAAGCATTTATTTCTggtatttaaacttttttcctcCAGCAATGTCATTGCCTTCATTTGTTGGCTTTATCAGATAATGGTATTTTGACTGATGAAGAGATAAATAGATATTAGCTTTCTGCCTGTTGGCTTCTACACGTGGAGGCACACTTGCAGGTCAGTCTTAACTCTTCTCACCAAGGTCAAGTCCAGTGCTAGAAGTTGGGTGGTAGGGTAATACACTGTATGAACACATCAGACGTGCTTTTTATGGGATCTGATGAATATGCTTCAAGTCTCCATGAAAGAAATCATGCTGGTTTACATGTCTCTGTGGGAAAACGTGGCAGAAAGTGTCTAAAATAGTACAGTAATACTAATTGGTTAAATTTTTGTGGTCTAACCTGACCCATAGCCATCACATAGAATACTTTTGCTGTGAGCAGGTGTGTTCAATTGTAATAGTGGAAAGGAATCATTTCCCTTAGCTTTTCACCTGCAAGCAGTGACAGCCACCCAGCCATCAAGAGAGAACACTGTTTAGAGAATATTTCTCTCTTCTGGGGCTTCGGGAGGAGTCTACCCAAGACTTGGGCTATTCAAGTTATAAAGTATCCAGCTCAAATTCATTGTTTTTAAGTCAGAGAGTACTAAATATCTTTCTTACATCTTGTAGGTTTCTCACCAATGTATTTATCTCATACTTTGagtagtttaaaatgtttttttcttacagATCCATTTCACAAAAAAGTGGTTTGCCTGGAATTGGGATTAAATCATAGTTTTAtttgaagtataattttttaaaattctattttagcaatatacaatgtagttgattttcacgtccctttactgaatcctccgtcccccctccctcttccccctccatcaacatcatatctgttcacttgtcttaacaagttcaaggaactgtgattgttgtgtcttcttcccggtgcccccatttgtttgtgtatttatttatttttagctcccataaataagtgagaacagatgatatttctctttttgtgcctgacttatttcacttaatataattttttctaagtccatccatgttgttgcaaatggcagtatttcatacttttttatagcagagtggtattccattgtgtagctctaccacattttccatatccactcatctgatgatggacttgAAGTATAATTTTGAAAGTGAAACTTTAGATTGCCCAAAATGATCAGTATCTGGTTATGGCTAAGAATAGCATAAATAAACAAAGCCCACAGATTATCTGGTCTCTTCATTTTAGCCATTAATTTCCTTATATTCTCactataatttctttcaaaacaaaGTGACTAAGTGGATGGGTTTGGTTTTTGCCATCTTTCTCTTTGGTTGTTTGCCTTCAGATGGAGATACGATTATGTTTCTTTGGCCAAAGAATGgattcattttggaaaacaagGAAGATACCACCATAGTGAGCAGAATGCAAGAGAAGCCCATGAATGTTAGGGCTTATTAAAGTTCCATGACTGCATCCTGATAactgattaataataataatgactttccaaaataaccaataataaaaaagtactgatttatctgtatatttttgtatttcaagGCAAGCAGAGTGCTGGTGGCATCCCGTAATTTTGCAAATGATGCTACATTTGAAATTAAGGTAGGAGGTGTTTTACTTTGTGTTAATAATTTTTCCATGGGTATATTCTGACATACAGTTTTAcctttagaatattttgatattcatgttttttcatcattttcttccaaatattccAGAAGCGAAAGTTCAGAGAAgtttaacaaaaattagaatttattatTCTTAGCAGCTTGCCGGTGTttcttggggggaggggggcctaagaaaaagtaaaaacttaCTCCAGAGTTTAGATTGTGATTCAATGAAACACTGAGTAAGAAGATTCTTTGATGTTTCTTCAAAAGCTCATCTTTCAACCTGTAACTCAGTTACTGCTAGGGTTCGTCAGTGAAAATCATCTTAGAAAGATTTTCTTCCCCCCAAACCCTATCCCATTGCGTGGTGGGGTTTGCAGATTTAAGGAATCAGAAGCAATACATGAAGCATTTCTGATATGCCCCTATGCTGTGTTTCAAGTATTATTTCAATGGAGTTTGATCTTTGAGTCTGCAGTGTAGTAACTAGAGGATAACTGCCTTACTCCATTTCAGAAATGTGACCTTCACCGGCTGGAAGAGGGCCCTCCCGTCACGACAGTGCTCACCAGGGAGGACGGACTGAAGTACTACAGGATGATGCAAACTGTACGCCGAATGGAGTTAAAGGCAGATCAGCtgtataaacagaaaattatCCGTGGTTTCTGTCACTTGTGTGATGGTCAGGTGCGTGGTAGGCTTGTAATAAAACTGTGTCATTTAGGTATTTAAGTAGTTTGTATGTATTGGTTTTTACCCTGCCTTACATGTCAGAAGGATTTGAGACTggtattttagaataaaaattagaaagccGAACCCCACTCTGAAGTTTGGGCTAAAGAATTCCTTCATACATAACGCTGTCAATTTCCTATACCTGTTCTTAGagttttactgttttaaaacttTCTGGCATTGTGATCACTTGTACTATGAAACACTTTTGGGAGAaagtgttattttgtttgttttttgttttgtgggttAAGGCAAAGGGTTACAAATTCAAATATCTACAGGGTCCAGCCAAGTAGAATAAATGAGTGAAGAAGGCCAGGGATACAAAACGTACAGAAGGGCGACAGGGACTAGTGATGCACGGGGACGGGCATGCCCCACCCAGACAGGACGCCATGACTTGGTTCCAGCCAGTTGGTGCCATGTGGAAGGAGGGGCTAATGCTCCCTATTGTTCGTTTctccaaaagaagacagaagtctGTTTTCATGTCACATCACCCCAATATTTTAATGTTGACATCTAattcaggaatttttttaaatcactgtacAAGCTAAAGGAAACAGCACATCCATAGGTTGCCTGTTTATGGCTTCTGGTTTGGGCTTTACCCTCCCCTctgtttttgatgaaaagtagCCACTTTCTGTGGTTATAAATGATGAGTTCTACTAGCCCAAATGTTTCATAACAGTGTAGGAAATCTTTTCATCCAGAAACATGTATTGTATTGCCTCATGGTTTCTTCTTCTGACACAGGAAGCTTGCTGCGTGGGCCTGGAGGCCGGCATAAATCCCACGGACCATCTCATCACAGCCTATCGGGCTCACGGCTTTACCTTCACACGGGGCCTTTCTGTCCGAGAAATTCTTGCAGAGCTTACAGGTTTGGTATTTGTAGAAAGGGGAAGTGAGTGAATTAAGTTTCTAAATATCTTCCATTAAGATGCTAACTGTTATGAGTTAATAGTAAAACCTTTttgagttaaaaaacaaaacaaaacaaacaaaaaaacccccaaattctCTGGTTTGGTGCTCTGGTACCTCTGTTGTGCTTTTGAGTAAACGATCACTTGTGAAGCCATCTGGCCCGTTAGGTAAAAGTTTGAAAAAGGTTAGAGCTATAAAACCAGAATAGGGTTTGTTATCACTTAAGCATGCCCACAGAAATCTCGCAGTCACAGAAAGTAAGTTAGGTTGAAGCACTCATGGTGTGCACTGTAGATTCTGGGACTCTTCTTATTCCCATGTTCTTTGTCTCTTAACTCTTGAGCTATTTAGTGTACCAGTGTAGGAGAAGTCGGAAGTTGTTTGTaactggcagaaaaaaaaaaaaggtccaggGTACCACACTAACATCTGAAGGCAACCAAGTGATTAGCAAGTAGGAAAGGATGGAAAGGTCAAGGACATGGGACTAGTCTAACCTTCCTTATAAaaggacagggagacagaggaaCATATGTTTACACAGAGGGACAGATGCTTAGATGATTGACTTGGTCTCTGAGCTCTAATGGTTGAGCCTAGGAGTAAATACTTGGGGTATGGTTGCGTGTACTTTGTATATTTGGTTTCTGATGCATTTGTGTATGTTCTGCCATTTCTAGGGCGAAGAGGCGGCTGTGCTAAAGGGAAAGGAGGATCAATGCATATGTATGCCAAGAACTTCTACGGGGGCAATGGCATCGTCGGAGCTCAGGTAGTCAGGGATGGGGACTGCATGCTTCCTTAGGGTGGGCCTTGTGTGGCCTACGTCTTCAAAaactttcacacacacaccccccccagACAACTTCTCTCTGAAGTATTTCAGTACTTTGGGGGCTTGGTTTGCTTTTAGAGACCTGTTGCTTCATACCCTACCATTGGAGCAATTAATAAGTAGATCTGGATGGTGATTTAAAGTTTTTCCTTTTAGATATTTATTATGTTATGTTTTATAAGTAAGCAAGAGCCTCTAGCAGTGGAGCTATACTttcatccttttttctctttcagcacaTTAGTTGCTTTATCAAATCAACTTTGCCCTACCTCTCCCTGCTCCTGGGCAATGCTAACACTGGTGCCAAACTAGAGGAGGCAGGTGATAGGATCTCAGGGGCCTAGTAATAATCCAAAGCCGACTTCTGTCATTATGGAGTCCTCCTTGTTCTCATCAGTTAGTGAATGATGAAGAATTAATAGCATAAACATATCTACGttgttttcatttactttctAATACATTAAGATTCTGTGTTCAAAGTAAAATTCAGAGCATTAATATCCCCCCTCATGGATTTCTGCGGTTCCTTTCTCGGTTGTCCTCGATGTTAGGTGCCCCTGGGAGCTGGGATTGCCCTGGCCTGTAAGTATAACGGAAAAGATGAGGTCTGTCTGACTTTATATGGCGATGGCGCTGCTAATCAGGTAAGTGCGTGCCTCTTAATTTTCTAATAACAATTACAGTTTTATTTCCAAAGTGTTACATACTCACAGTTAAGTTTGTAAAGAGGTAGTATATTGCTTATTAGTTGAGACAGCAATTCATGTGGCAAATTAAAATTTGGTTTTATGGCTGGATTACAGGTTTATTTCTCACCATGATGTTTCACAAGAGCTTTATAGGGGCATGTTCCTGTGGTGAAGggactgttttttgtttgtttgcttactttCTAACCCTTTTCAAACCAATACTGTAATATACAGACTCATTCTCTTGGATGCCAGGGCAATGTCAAATTCCTGTAATAGTGTCTGAGCCCTGACTCTTAGTTTTTGTGCTTCTCCTGTCGTGGTCCAAGTAGTCCCCGGTTTGTGGGTGGCACTCTGTGAGGCCCTGTTCTAGATGCTGATTCTCAGACGCTGGTTCACTCTGGTTAGCCAGTGGACCTCATACACAATAAAGCACAAAACTAGGTAGCCACACACCTTTACGTGTTGATCTTTTTTCCAGTGTATTCTGTGCAAGTAGCATGGCCCCAGAGAAACAAGTGGTGGTATGTGGGTTGTCACTTCTCTTAGTTGCAAGAGCACGATGCCTGCTGCTTCTCCCGAGCCCCCAACGTACACGTTCCTTTCCCTCATCACCAAAAGCTTGGTTTTAGAAGATGCTGCTTTTCATCCTTTATGAAAGCTTTCTGTGCCAGGTAGAGCAGCAACTGTTATGAATGATGAAGTGTAGAGAAATAAGCATAATGAAACCACTTGAACTTTTTATAAATCCTTCCAGGGTCAGATATTTGAAGCTTACAATATGGCAGCTTTGTGGAAGTTACCTTGCATTTTCATCTGTGAGAATAACCGCTATGGAATGGGAACATCTGTTGAGAGAGCGGCAGCCAGCACTGATTACTACAAGAGAGGCGATTTTATTCCTGGGCTGAGGGTAAGGACACCCATCATAGAGCCAGGGCTGTGCCCTCTCAGCCAGATGCCCTTTTACATAACCTTGACAATCTTTGAAAAATTGaagagtttcattttcttatgcaGGAACAGGTCatgtaaatgtaaatggttttGGACAGTTCGATTTATGCTCTGCCTCTTCCACGGTTATTAACAGGTAGATGGAATGGATATCTTGTGTGTCCGAGAGGCGACAAGGTTTGCAGCTGCCTATTGTAGATCTGGGAAGGTAAGACTCTCTGAAGACTTTCTTGTAGGCCTCTGGGCTAAAAATTTCTaatgatatttctctctctcagagTTAAAAGAACGCTTCTCATGTGCCTATTATAGCTATTCAGGGCTAGCTGCTAATTGAGGCGTGTAAGATCGAAGCAGAGTTCAGTCAAGTCAATGGCACGGTCTGGGTAGCTCACCTCCTGAGAAACATGCCACGTTTCCCCCACTTGGGGGCAATCTTCTTCTAAGTGCTTCCTCAGCATTTTGCCCCTATCTTCATCACAACAGTGTATTTTCCCTTTTGGTTTGGTTCATTATgtgcttcctccccacccccacattaATCATACGCCCCTTGAGTGAACAGACTGGGGATCCCCACAATGCTCAGTGTAGAACTTTGCTCAGACgtaggtacttcagaaagtttgtggaaaaatacaattaaaagataatacgaatctttccatttactttttgaagacccctcatatgatAGGCATTCAATATAGGTTTGTTTTATACAAACTCAATAGTATGGTTAAAGTGTGTAGTCTTAGTGTTGCTGGTTTAGGTCTAAGAATCTTTACCTTTCAGTGTATGGcgaggaggaagaggggaacaGTGAGATTGGCTCAAAAAGTGGTTAAGTTCCTTTATTGCTAGGATAGATTTAATAGTTGTTCTCCCTAAATCAGTGTTCTCCAGCCCAGAAAGCATGCTCCCAAGATTTCTCTTTCCATGACATCCCATGTGTGTATATGGTTGGGCAGTAATGCAAGTCAGATGTGGCTAGCAATGACAAAAATGTccgaaaggaaggagggaggggagcagggtGGGAAATGCAGTGACATTAAGCTAGAGAAAGTAAACTAGAGCAGGACTAAGATGACGGGTTGGTTGCTTTAGGCTGAACAGTCTACATCAGGACTCCAAGACTGAGGAGCAGGCGGGTGGTGCGtattgtccaatctctcccagtTCCTGGAAAGAACATGTGGGGTGGTCCAAGCCTGGGTGGAAACACCGTCAGTGGTTTATAGAACATGTTGACTTTCTCAACCTGACCAAAGCCTGATCTTGGAATAAGGGGAGGGTCCGGAAACCCCCTATCACTACCAGCCAAATACAGTGTGCCTCCAGATGGCTACTGGATGACATAACAGAAAGAATAAGTGATAGTTACTGAGGGATTGATATGGATTAGGCAATGCACTAAGCACTTTGTAggtatttaatcttcataattcTGATTTACATATTACAGttttccccattttgcagatgaggaaactgaggcacagagcagttaagTGTACATAGCTATTATGTCTTAGAGCCTGGATCGGCACCCAAGCACTTGGACTCGGACCCAGCTCCACCCCCTGCCCAGTCCCCCCTTTTAATTGCAACACCACACTCCCAGGGATCCTCCATCCAGCCCCTGCCCTCGGCGTTCAGAGCCATCTTCTGGAAGTGGGCTTGTGGTGATGCACAGCTGGCTCGCCAGACTTCCAGCAGAGCCATGGGCTTTAGGTACTAGAGGGTGTCGGTGCCTGCCAGCTCTGTTACACACTAGTGAGATCTGTGGGAAGCAGGACTGGTTGCCAGCCCCTACGAAACACTGCATGAGGTGGAAATCTACCTAACTAATGCCAGTGGGCTCTGTAACATGCTCACTGCCTTTGTCATTCAAAACAAGCAGTTGGCAGATTGCTTTAGTAAGTTCCTGTTAAAAATGATGATGAAACATGCAATAAATAGGGGCTAGAGGCAAGAACAGATAGGTTAAGAGTCAGTCGACTGATAAGAAATTCTTGACAAGGAGATCTGCTGAGAACACGTTGGTGCTGGTGTGCGCTGGAGGCCGTGGGTTGCTGGCATGCCATTCTTACCTAATCCCCTGTGACTTCCATTTTAGGGACC is a window of Cynocephalus volans isolate mCynVol1 chromosome X, mCynVol1.pri, whole genome shotgun sequence DNA encoding:
- the PDHA1 gene encoding pyruvate dehydrogenase E1 component subunit alpha, somatic form, mitochondrial, coding for MRKMLAAVSRVLSGAAQKPASRVLVASRNFANDATFEIKKCDLHRLEEGPPVTTVLTREDGLKYYRMMQTVRRMELKADQLYKQKIIRGFCHLCDGQEACCVGLEAGINPTDHLITAYRAHGFTFTRGLSVREILAELTGRRGGCAKGKGGSMHMYAKNFYGGNGIVGAQVPLGAGIALACKYNGKDEVCLTLYGDGAANQGQIFEAYNMAALWKLPCIFICENNRYGMGTSVERAAASTDYYKRGDFIPGLRVDGMDILCVREATRFAAAYCRSGKGPILMELQTYRYHGHSMSDPGVSYRTREEIQEVRSKSDPIMLLKDRMVNSNLASVEELKEIDVEVRKEIEDAAQFATADPEPPLEELGYHIYSSDPPFEVRGANQWIKFKSVS